cacttcaggattgtgctgttacaggaaaataatcatcttcattgtggtaacagtaaaaccatccatccacccatcttctaccgcttactccttttcagggtcacggggaaacctggagcctatcccagggagcatggggcacaaggcggggtacaccctggacagggtgccagtccattgcagggcacaatcacatacacactcattcatacactacagacactttagacatgccaatcagcctaccatgcatgtctttggactgggggaggaaaccggagtacccggagtaaACCCCCACtgcacgtggagaacatgcaaactccacacacacagggccccggcgggactcgaatcccggaccctggaggtgtgaggggaacatgctaaccactaagggtggtaacagtaattatgtaattatatttTGTGCCAGGCCGGATCACACCACTGCGTtgttattttcctagaacagcatgcTTCCTAGGGAATGTGGGTTGTGTAATATAAAAcgtttttttatcttaaatgaTTTTTCAGCTTGTGTAGGGAAATTAAGCTAATGACATACACTGCATTataatcatttgtttttgtttttttttaaaaacaattaaactgAACAGAACATAAAGGTTAATACGAGACTGCTCGGAGCTTACAGTACGGCACGAATCCACTTATAATAAGATCCGTGTATTTTGTTGTCGTTCGCTGCCACGCCACTTTCATACGTTGCACAGATGCAAAACTCTTTATTCAAATGAATAGAAGGCGACACGTTGAACTTGCATGTAGACATGCACCATTAGGTTTGGACCGAATCTCTGCAAATTGTCACTAAACTGTACTCTATCCTTCAGATCTGTACCTCCGGTCCCAGTCATCGTCTTAAAAGTTACAGGCAGTGATTTTTAGCAGAGGTGAAATAAAGCTAGCGCCAAATAAAATCCAAAGAAAGTCAGGCTTCCTTCAGTGCCAAAATACATGCGCAGGCCCTAAATGCAGGCAAGTAGACACGCCTCTATATGCTCATTGGTTGGATTTTGGTTGTTCTGGGGTGCCAACGACAACGGAAGGTCCTTAAGCTAAGCTAGATCTTTTATTAAAGCTGCCGTAATGCGAGGGGAAAATGTTGCTGATAATTACCATAATTACCAAAATTTAACCATGTAATGCATCTGAGGAACATAGAGGATTAAAGCGCAGATTAACACAGCAGTAGATCTTATACAGTCTATTACACTAAACACTCCTACAAAGCAAAGCACCAAACGCTTTTCTTCAACTTTATCTGTGTAGGTCTCTGATCCACTTGATTCACTGACATgcgatttattcatttatttatttattattttaacctTTGCTAGTGTAATACTAGCACTAATCTAGTGATAGATTTCGTATTACATCCTTTACAAGTAATCAGTCAAAATCAAGTGAATTAGACACCTTCGGATAGACCAGGACCCTGTTTTGCCCCAAAGAACCCTGTTTACCTTCTCGTTTGGACACTTGAGAAACAATTAGTGTGCAATGTCACTGCTTATGATAGCATGAACagctctttcatttttttcttccttcaacTCCTTTGGTTATATAAGTGGACATCCCTCTCATTctaaccacttactccttcccTAATCCCgggccctctctctctcctctctccacgTGTTGAAACAgtactgtgtgtttgtctaCTGATATAAAACTTCATTTCTATTCCAGCAGCTTCATCACCTGCTCACCCACACCAAGGAAGTAGATGCCTTGTGCGATCCCGAAAAGCGGGGCGATGACCAGCGCTCGACATGTCGCTCCTTTGAGAAAGGCTGATGGCCCTTCTCGATTCAGAATGCGCCTGTGAATgacagaagaaatcaaaaaaACTACTCAGAACCATAGCTTGACAAATGTACAGATCTCATACTCACCATGTAAACATGGGGAATATTCACCATTTTCACCACTTTTATTAACTCTACACTTCAGGCAAGTTATCTTACCGTGTACAGTCGATGATGCCCCGGTATGAATCTTCTCCTTCGCCCTTCTGCAATGTCTGAAGGCGAGTCTTTATGACTGAGGGGAAATAAAATTAAGTGAATTTAGCTTTCACTTAATTATAGCCATTGAAACCACTTATAAATCTGTAAGCTTTCCAGGATCTCACcaacatcactttttttttgtcctccctAATTTGATCACCTGCCAGTTCCCTCCAATCAAACGACAGCTACCAAGTGGGGACGCTAACGGCTAAACACGTGTTTCCTTTGAGAGATGTAAAGCCAGCCAATAATGTCTTTTCGAGCTCCTGTTCATGCTGGGTGACAGGGCGGAACTGCAcaaaagtgctatctgccctcttccacatacatgagctcatagatgcccatgattggctagtatcACTGCGATTGACAGTGGAGAGAGTGTAGGACCAATTTCACACCCTTGGTTCCTGGTAACACAAGAtgctatttttgtcattttaacaatattaagggagagaaaataaaaattcctggcatgtttttttggaggtgggaaGTGTCTCAAATCCCCTCCTAGCATGGTGCTTTTCATAGCCCATGCTCTTATTGAGATATACAGCGTGTTCTCagttttatttcctggtcctGCCTCTGCCCCCTGTTTTGTTATGTGCATGTCACCTGATCGTGTCCAGCAGTTTTGTATAATCATTAGTTATGTGCGTTACTTAGCCTTTTTTCATTCCTGGAATGAGTCTGTCTTTTCTGATTCTTTCACactttatgtttattattataaatttgaCCTTTCTGATGTTGCCTGTGTTAGCATGTTAGCCTCACACTTCTGGggtttgggggttcgaatcctgcctatGCCCAGTGTGCGCATAGTTCTCCGTGTTTTgatggtttcctccgggtttccCGGTTTCCTGccccaggccaaagacatgcattgtaggctgattggcatgtccaaattatctgtagtgtgtgtgtgtgtgtgtgtgtgcgcgattgtgccctgcgatgggttggcaccacatccagggtgtcccctgccttgtacccctagttccctgggatagactctaggctcccctgtgaccctgtttaggataagtggtatggaaatggatggctggatggatggatggatggatgttgccTGCTTGTCCTTTGACCTATGCTACAGGCTGTGATGATGGTTTGTGGAAAGCCCAAAATAACCAAAACATTGAATTTACACAAGTGCATCCTACCCCAGCTACACAGGCTTTACAggtggaaaccagagaacccagaggaaacccataaaGACAGTTGACTATATCTtgctctgaaaaaaaagaatccagaAATACGTAGTCCAAAATGCTCCTGTGTCCTTGGTAGCAGAGTATGAGTACTCAGGTATGAATAATCTTGAAACCACCAGGGTAAAGATGGCACAGTGGACGTATAAGGTATAGGTGGTGTCGCAGACGTCTCCTTGTGTTTGGAAACACGACAAGGTAATGGGCTGTTCATTGTTTTCATGAGCTTTTTGAGATCTGTGTGGTCACACtgctttattttaataaatatagcaAGGTTATATTTATAACATCATGCgtcaaaataaaaacttcagtATCTGAAAAACCTGTGAGCTGCATTTCCTAGCACCTTGTATCAGTCCTACAGTTCTGATGATGAGTTCATGAACTGCTGTGTCATTGTAACCTAATCTACTATGGATATCATTAAGAATCCATGTATACAAGACAAATTATAGGTTATTTGAGAAGACACGCTGCTCTGGGGATTGGGCTGTTGAGGTGTTTGAATGCATGCTTTCACAATTAAACatcaaaaaaatcttttatcCTTCCACATTTGCCATGACCCAGGCTTTTAGACATGCTCTCACATGTCTGAAAAGGATTACACGCCACTCTCACAATCACTTCCTTTGTATATAATGAAGGCAATAGATATATGCTTATTCCTTTAATGTATTTAAGCACAAAGGGAACATAATCGCTGACAGTCGAAGCAAAACTCTTGTCTTAAACACGGTTTGATCTTTTCTAAAGGTTTGcgaaaggaaaagagagagaaagagagagtgcaCACTGCAGTCCTCCACTCTTCTCTTGCCTGAGTCTCACCATCCAGTGGTGTGACCGCCACGGCCGCCACCGAGCCGGCCCCGCATCCCGAAGCGAAGGACTGCAGGAAAGGGGCGCGCTCGTGAGCGAGATCTCCGCTCCGACCCACTGCGTTAAATTTGGCAAACAGGGGGAAATAGATCATCGAGAACGGCACATCCCTGAGTGGAGAAAAGGGAAATCAGAGAAGAGAGGGATCGTTTTTATCAGTCAGGTCAGATTTACGTACAAGGAAGTTTACTTTGTATACAGTGCAACAGTTTGCATCGCCCATGGTTTCTGAATGGAAAGAGAATATTTAAGTTTGCAGAGTTATATACAATTTTTTTGGGATATTTTCTCATGATTTTGacattataacacacacaacacaggcAACACAACACAATTACCATTATAATATCCAAATATTGCAGCTTAAGCAGAAATTTGGTAGACTCAGTCATAATTTATATTACACTGAAGGTAGAAATAGCAGCTAAATGGATTGCAGTTGCATTATAACTGAATGCAGATTTAACCCAATCCACCTACGATTTTATTGTTGCTAATACACCGATTAGCCATAACATCaaaaccacctgcttaatattgtgtagatcccCCTTGTACCACCAAAATAGCTCTAACCCATCGCCCCATGggctccacaagacctctgacctctgtgctgtggtatctggcaccaagacgttggcagggcacattatcctgctgaaagaggtcactgccattagggaataccgttgccatgaaggggtgcagttggtctgcaacaatgtttaggtaggtggtacgtgtcaaagtaacatccacatgaatttggacccaaggtttcccagcagaacattgcccagagcatcacacttcctccgctgGCTTGcattcttcccatagtgcatcctggtgtcatttcttccccaggtaagcgatgcaCGCGCACTTGGCTGTCCGcacgatgtaaaagaaaatgggaTTCATCAGACCTGGcaaacttcttccattgctccatgatcCAGTTGTGATGCTCACGTGTCCATTGTAGACTCTTTCGGCGGTGGACGGGGGGCAGcgtgggcactctgaccggtctgcagctacacagccccatacacagcaagctgtgaggcactatgtgttctgacacctttctatcatagccagcattaactctttcagcaatttgtgctacagtagctctactgtgggatcggaccagacgggcttgCCTTCGCTCCTCACgtacatcagtgagccttgagCGCCcgtgaccctgtcaccggtttaacagttgtccttccttagaTCACTTTTGGTAGGTCCTGCATattgggaacaccccacaatacctgctgttttggagatgttctgacccagtcatctagccatcacaatttggcccttttCAAATTCGCTCAGAttcttacacttgcccatttttcctgcttccaacacatcagctTCGAGAAGCAACTGTTCCCTTGCTGCCTAATACTGTATATCCCACCCGGGTGCTACTGTACcgaaataatcaatgttattcacttcacctgcaACTGTGAAGCTGGGCCAGCGACAAggaaagtacagtttggtactcTTATTTATGCGAGTGTAGCGTTCACCTGTTATTATTCAGTTGTCTGTATTTTGAACCAATTTTCATTAAGATTTTCAAACAATGAAAAGGCATCCATGTGTCTGAGGTGTCAGAGGAAATGTGTCCGACCTGAGCAGAGTGGCCCCTGTGCCCTTGTAGAGGCCCCGGAGGCCCTGCGTCCTCAGCAGCTTCAGTGTTATAGCCGTGGCTGATCGACGCACTGCAGCGTGGTGAGAAGACGCCAGAGACGGCGAGGAGGCGGGATCCGAGGCAGACACGGATCTCTGCGCCGCTGTAGAGACAAACAAAAAGACCGAAAGTATTACCATCAACAACATTGCCTGATGAGGATTTGTGAGTAACATGCAATAATTACTAGAAATGCAccgatattaaatttctcagccgataccgataaccgattattcagagtgatatcggccgataccgataaccggtagttctgccttttataccttcttttaaattaataataattaattcctcaattctgaaagaaattcaaataaaaacgttattctctccatttcagcaagttgtttgacagtaactggtctcataaacagaaaacacattactcacattaacatgaacacatgaactaaattctgaagattaaagcaagatttcttaacttattgaatgttattaattcatattattgactgaattctaaaaaacctcctgttagtctcacattcactctccacaaacaaaagcatttctacttcatcattaacatcaaactggtaatatataatataaacttttttttatatattaacattaactggatatgaaatacactactctacaaatatatattttttgtgcaatatatacgtttttgtcaactcatcttcatttaaatctttcaatggtgtactggagctttaattcagctcaaGCAGCTCAAGGAAATTTAGAgtcgacgccgaaactcccgcttcactgctgcagcgtccggtgtaaaattttagcggtgcagatattacaaactgcagttttgtctacattccacacaagagacatcatctttacacacagcatgaaatcgatgtgctgtctttggactgggggaggaaaccggagtgcctggaggaaactcccacagcatggggaaaacatgcaaactccatacacacagggccacggtggggaatcgaaccgccgaccctggaggtgtgaggcgaacgtgctaaccactaagccagataaaatatttattttaatatttaatatttaaatatttatgcaaaagaCATACAGTGGGTATAAAAAAAAGGTCTACACaccttattaaaatattaaaatttttgtgatttaaaaatattaaaaaccaaGAATTTTCTACCTTTAACGTCATACAGCAACagacaaaattcaagtgaaaaaacCTCCAGAAACCTGTTCATCTTAGATAGATATTTTACTGACTGAACTTGCTCtgtacatgttttacatgttactTTTCTGAGGGTCCATGTAATAATAAACTCAAACCCGTTACTCACCCAACCTGCCAGCGTCCTGCAGCTGTATTTTTAGCATCTCCATCGGAGTTGTGACCACCACCTGACAGGTTCCTGCCCCACAGCCTGCGAGGATCTCGCCCCATAACGGTAACTTCCTTTAAACCACACAAACATGTGACCCGGTCAGCAGATCTCTTAACGATATCAGTATCTgattgtgtgagtgtttgtCTTGAAAATATAAAGCATGTGATTGCTGCTGAAGTCTACTTTTTAGACTGAGATGCTTATGTGCACTCATGTTTTTGGAAGAAGCGTTGAAGGAGGACAGACCCGTCCTTGGAGAGCCGTTGCCTGAAGACGTCGTTGGCTGCAAGTTTAATCGCTTTCTCTGGAGTTACAAGGGTGAGGTTCACTGCAGCACCTAGAAAAGTTGTGTGACGGAGTAAAGAACATGATTCACTATAAAACAGGAAAGTGTACTCAATTTCAAttcttcaggacatgctgttgtaggaaaagaATTCTTTGAGGTGGCAAAAAAGTTTCGTGAAGGtctgcatcacaccacatcatcacttattattttcctagaacagcacacccCAGCCtagatgttttattccttacacaacTCAGAACTCGAACTCTTGTAGTTGTGAGTAGTAGATATTAGTAGTAATGTATTAAGACAGTGGGTTTTAGTGGGTATAAACATGACAACCAAACAAGATGACAACAGACATCACTGGATGAATGGAGAGGGAAAATGTACCTCGATACATCCCAAAGTAGCCTTCTGTCCTAATCGTCTTGGTCAAACAGTCCAACcttcatgacaaaaaaaaaaaacgtgatttCAGTCAGTAGAATTAGAAATAATCCTGGAATCTTATGTATGAAAGACAGCTTTAAGCataaaaatggaaatattgTCATATAATTACTACCAGTTTGTTAATGCACAGAACAAAAAGGTGCCAAACTGTACCAATGTTTGCTACTCTCATGTCTTGTGTACCTTTAAATGGTTCCCTCACTCGGGAAAACACATTCTCCGCAGTGATATTAGATAGATTAGCAGGgataaaatctaaaatctatCAAAAGCTCGACTATGAAACTATTAGGGCTGAGCAGTGATTATATCATGAGGTCTTGGTATAATGATGGCAAAATAAGAACGATGCAGGGTGaaaactattacacacacacttaaagatAGATAATCATTTGCATTCACGAGCAAGTGTTTCCTCAAAATACCAAACAACAGAAATGTTGTAatgcttttattcatttctgCCTTCTATCCATCCGTCTGTCCATTtcccataccgcttatcctacacaggattgtggggagcctagagcctatctcAAGAGAACTCGGGTCACAGGGCGGGGGACACTCCGGTCAGTCATGTCatcccatctcagggcacaaacacacacatattcacacactatggacacattggaaataccaatcagcctacaatgcatgtctttggagtgggggaggaaaccagcgtaccccgaggaaaccccagaagcacagggagagcataCAAACcctgcgcacacagggcggaggcaagattcaaacccctaaccctggaggtacgAGGCAACATGTTTATAGATGTGTGAACAATATCAAAATATCAGAGACGTATCACTgtgtgtaatc
The window above is part of the Ictalurus punctatus breed USDA103 chromosome 8, Coco_2.0, whole genome shotgun sequence genome. Proteins encoded here:
- the slc25a18 gene encoding mitochondrial glutamate carrier 1 isoform X1, with product MPEQKVCLPAKLINGGVAGLVGVTCVFPIDLAKTRLQNQQGARVYSGMLDCLTKTIRTEGYFGMYRGAAVNLTLVTPEKAIKLAANDVFRQRLSKDGKLPLWGEILAGCGAGTCQVVVTTPMEMLKIQLQDAGRLAAQRSVSASDPASSPSLASSHHAAVRRSATAITLKLLRTQGLRGLYKGTGATLLRDVPFSMIYFPLFAKFNAVGRSGDLAHERAPFLQSFASGCGAGSVAAVAVTPLDVIKTRLQTLQKGEGEDSYRGIIDCTRRILNREGPSAFLKGATCRALVIAPLFGIAQGIYFLGVGEQVMKLLE
- the slc25a18 gene encoding mitochondrial glutamate carrier 1 isoform X3; the protein is MYRGAAVNLTLVTPEKAIKLAANDVFRQRLSKDGKLPLWGEILAGCGAGTCQVVVTTPMEMLKIQLQDAGRLAAQRSVSASDPASSPSLASSHHAAVRRSATAITLKLLRTQGLRGLYKGTGATLLRDVPFSMIYFPLFAKFNAVGRSGDLAHERAPFLQSFASGCGAGSVAAVAVTPLDVIKTRLQTLQKGEGEDSYRGIIDCTRRILNREGPSAFLKGATCRALVIAPLFGIAQGIYFLGVGEQVMKLLE
- the slc25a18 gene encoding mitochondrial glutamate carrier 1 isoform X2; translated protein: MPEQKVCLPAKLINGGVAGLVGVTCVFPIDLAKTRLQNQQGARVYSGMLDCLTKTIRTEGYFGMYRGAAVNLTLVTPEKAIKLAANDVFRQRLSKDGKLPLWGEILAGCGAGTCQVVVTTPMEMLKIQLQDAGRLAAQRSVSASDPASSPSLASSHHAAVRRSATAITLKLLRTQGLRGLYKGTGATLLSHKDSPSDIAEGRRRRFIPGHHRLYTAHSESRRAISLSQRSDMSSAGHRPAFRDRTRHLLPWCG